From one Bradyrhizobium sp. Ash2021 genomic stretch:
- a CDS encoding exodeoxyribonuclease III has protein sequence MRFSLTTWNINSVRLRIDLVARFLKSVRPDVLCLQETKCIDDAFPLKRFKRLGYEHVALNGQKGYHGVAIVSKLPFESKDVRTFCDNIDSRHISVSFGEKAQLVKPLVLHNFYVPAGGDIPDPALNPKFDHKLKFLDEMKACEPLHPRGDDRHILVGDLNVAPHENDVWSHKQLLKVVSHTPIETEKLLAAQTHGEWFDVARERIPLSEKVYTWWSYRAADWTVGDRGRRLDHIWVSRALKDGVSDFRITRDARGWERPSDHVPVTVTLEV, from the coding sequence ATGCGCTTCTCCCTGACAACGTGGAATATCAACTCGGTGCGCCTGCGCATCGATCTCGTCGCCAGGTTTCTCAAGTCGGTGCGGCCGGACGTGCTTTGCCTGCAGGAAACCAAATGCATCGACGATGCCTTCCCGCTGAAGCGCTTCAAGCGTCTCGGCTACGAGCACGTCGCGCTGAACGGGCAGAAGGGCTATCACGGCGTCGCCATCGTCTCGAAGCTGCCGTTCGAGAGCAAGGATGTAAGAACCTTCTGTGACAACATCGATTCTCGGCACATCTCGGTTTCATTCGGCGAGAAGGCGCAGCTCGTAAAGCCGCTGGTGCTGCATAATTTCTACGTCCCGGCCGGCGGCGATATTCCCGATCCCGCGCTCAATCCGAAGTTCGACCACAAGCTGAAATTTCTCGACGAGATGAAAGCCTGCGAGCCGCTGCATCCGCGCGGCGACGACCGGCATATCCTGGTCGGCGATCTCAACGTGGCGCCGCATGAGAACGACGTCTGGTCGCACAAGCAATTGTTGAAAGTCGTGTCGCACACCCCGATCGAGACTGAAAAACTGCTGGCCGCCCAGACGCACGGCGAATGGTTCGACGTCGCGCGGGAGCGCATACCGCTTTCGGAGAAGGTCTACACCTGGTGGAGCTACCGCGCCGCCGACTGGACCGTCGGCGACCGCGGCCGCCGGCTCGACCACATCTGGGTCTCGCGGGCGCTGAAGGACGGTGTCAGCGATTTCAGGATCACGCGGGATGCGCGCGGCTGGGAGCGGCCGTCGGACCATGTCCCGGTGACGGTGACGCTGGAGGTGTGA
- a CDS encoding outer membrane lipoprotein carrier protein LolA, with protein MPSSAQNVPVPKPAPKARDGGVQLSAQGAPRTTGTTSQAPPNPVIPDPHRNVPASIFSSFDANQKAQAAKVSSYLSSLQTLVGNFVQVGPDGSKTKGDFYIQKPGKVRFEYDDPTPIAIIADGSSLAVRDRKLATQDIYPLSQTPLRFLLSDRIDLMKDTNVVNVTADDVFISVTIEEKQALIGTSRLMLMIGTKDGQLKQWTVTDPQGYDTTVAVYNLDTSKKVDPNLFKIDFTNYPTSPG; from the coding sequence ATGCCTTCGTCCGCGCAGAACGTTCCCGTTCCGAAGCCCGCGCCGAAGGCCCGAGACGGCGGCGTGCAGCTGAGTGCACAGGGCGCGCCGAGGACGACGGGGACGACATCCCAGGCGCCGCCGAACCCGGTGATCCCCGATCCGCACCGCAATGTCCCTGCCAGTATCTTTTCGAGCTTCGATGCCAACCAGAAGGCGCAAGCCGCCAAGGTGAGTTCGTATCTGTCGTCGCTGCAGACGCTGGTCGGGAATTTCGTCCAGGTCGGACCCGATGGCAGCAAGACCAAGGGCGACTTCTACATCCAGAAACCGGGCAAGGTGCGTTTCGAATATGACGATCCGACGCCGATCGCCATCATCGCCGACGGCTCGTCGCTGGCGGTGCGCGACCGCAAGCTCGCGACCCAGGACATCTATCCGCTGTCGCAGACGCCGCTGCGGTTTCTGCTGTCGGATCGCATCGATCTGATGAAGGACACCAACGTCGTCAACGTCACCGCCGACGATGTCTTCATCAGCGTCACCATCGAAGAGAAGCAGGCACTGATCGGGACCAGCCGGCTGATGCTGATGATCGGCACCAAGGACGGCCAGCTCAAGCAATGGACTGTGACCGACCCGCAGGGCTACGACACCACGGTCGCGGTCTACAATCTGGATACGTCGAAGAAGGTCGATCCCAATTTGTTCAAGATCGACTTCACCAATTATCCGACCTCGCCGGGCTGA